TCTCCACCTATTATCTTATAGCCATCGGATGCTACAAAAGCAGATCTAATTACCGGTCCTAAATTTCCTTTACGTGGTATTTGATTTAAATTAGGATTACTGACAGATATTCTGCCAGTTGATAATATTTGCCAAACTGATATGTGTAATCTTTTTGTTCTATTATTAACAAAATCTAAAAACTTTTTTCCAAAAGCATCTGCTAATTTTACTTGTTTAGAGTATTCCAATAATTTGGGTATTATTGTATGCTTATTTACTAATCTAGATAATATTGGAGTTCCTACACTATCTATATTTATACCTAATTCATTTAATATTTCCAACTTTTGAATAGGTGATTTCCAATTAATATTTAATTTTCTTTCTTCAAATCCAAATAAATTTTGTTGAAATCCTTCTGGTATAAATTTTTTCAACTTTGGTTCAGATAATACTATATTATCCAATTCTTTAGTTAGATTTTTAACATTAGTTTCAGTAATTTTATAAACTGATTCCCATTTGTTAGTATCTAATTTTATTCCGTCAAAAGACATTTTAGCAAATACTCTAACTACTTGATTTTCTAATTCTAAAGTATTTTCTAAGTTTTTTTCTTTTATTAATTTTAATTGTTTAGCTCTTACTTCTTCTAAATATTTTACATCTTCGGCTGCATATTTAATTACAGATTCATTAAGTCTTAGATAATGTATTTTACCTCTAATACTTTTATCAAGTTCTTTTTCACAATATCGTTTTACAACGTTATATAAAGAAGTACCGATATAATATTTACTAGAGGAATCTGAATAATCATATCCAGTATATAGCACTAATTCTGCTAGAAATGTATCATATATATTTTTTACGTCAATATTTTGTTTTAATAAAAAACGTAAATCAAATTGAGCATTATGCATTATTATAGTCTTGCCAGACTCTAATAGAGATTTTATTTTTTGTATTTCATTTTCTGATAAAGTTGTGTAATCTATTACAAATTGTACATTAGGATCACCTAATTGTAAAGATATGATATTACAAGTATGTGGGTCATATCCTTCTGTTTCACTATCTAAAGATATTAATTCTTTATTTTCAAAATAATCTAATAATTCTGAAATAGTGCTTATAGTGAATGGTGTATTAATAACATTTTGATTACTAATAAACTTTATCATAATAAATAGTAATTAAGCATGGAAATATATTTTAATCTCCATGCTTATTAATTTTTTTAATAAAGCTTGAAGATTTGGATATTTCCAGAATTCATCAATTTTTCTACAGCATTATCTGTTTCTTCTTCGAATGTTCCTAATTTAATAGAACGTCCCGTATCTAAATTAACAGGGCTTACTTTTTTACGTTCTCTAAAACATACTTCAGTTTTTAAATTGCGATCTTTTACCGAATAGCATGTTTCTTTTTCTGCATGCTCACAAATATCCACATAAGGACATTTATAACTAACTTTTTTTTCTACCTTCGGTCGCCCAGATACGGCCACTCGTTTTTTACGTTTTTTTTGTTCTTTTAAAATAATAATCATGTTAAGGTGTTTTAAGGTGTACTTATATATCTTTTTTTAATCTTACTTAGTAAAAATTTATCAGTTGTTTTTATTATTATTAATGCTTTAGTTTTTTTCTTGTTATTAATAAATTCACACCAAGTTTTTAATATTTTGAATTTATATTTTTTATTTTCTGAAAGTAGTTTTGAATTATTTTTCAACTCTAATATATAAGTTGGTTTATTATAAGTGCATTCGTACTTTGTATTATTTATAACTACTTTCATTATCATTTATTGTTCAAATAAAAATAATAATTCTTCTGTAAAGTCTGTTTTATTTAAAGTTTTTAAAAACTGTTTATTTTGCTCCTCATTTTTGCTAATTACTTTTGAAATAGTATCTAATATTAAAAATACAGTAAAATAATCAGTGCTTTTATAAAAAGATTTTTTATTTTTACTATATTTAATTTCAATATCATCAGTATATTTTTGTGTGTCTATAACTGCATCAAAATTTTTTATATTTAAATCAGATTTTGTTTTATTAGAAGCGTTTATATATTTAATATTGCTTTCATCAATTAGAGTTTTTTCTAATATATCGAGTACTAAATATAGAAAATTATTAAAGTTAAGATCTTCTACTTTAGATTCTAATCCATCTAGAGTAAAATAATTAGTAAAATTATCTA
The sequence above is a segment of the Halanaerobiales bacterium genome. Coding sequences within it:
- a CDS encoding DNA polymerase, which produces MIKFISNQNVINTPFTISTISELLDYFENKELISLDSETEGYDPHTCNIISLQLGDPNVQFVIDYTTLSENEIQKIKSLLESGKTIIMHNAQFDLRFLLKQNIDVKNIYDTFLAELVLYTGYDYSDSSSKYYIGTSLYNVVKRYCEKELDKSIRGKIHYLRLNESVIKYAAEDVKYLEEVRAKQLKLIKEKNLENTLELENQVVRVFAKMSFDGIKLDTNKWESVYKITETNVKNLTKELDNIVLSEPKLKKFIPEGFQQNLFGFEERKLNINWKSPIQKLEILNELGINIDSVGTPILSRLVNKHTIIPKLLEYSKQVKLADAFGKKFLDFVNNRTKRLHISVWQILSTGRISVSNPNLNQIPRKGNLGPVIRSAFVASDGYKIIGGDYSSFELAIIAEFSKDPIWVNTLLKDKNLHSELCANTFNIPIKDINNPFPYNKEITYRDVQKTIDFGLAYGMSEFKLSNTIQVSVNKAKEIINSFFNMVPHVKKFLTMLGNFGKNNGYTRTAKPFKRIRHFPEWEELKRNPNHPDTFKILGEIERKSKNTPIQGTNADIIKLALINTQKEIDKNNWPVRILLSIYDEIQTECREDKAEEWKNKLQEIMISTAKTVLKTVPVKADCDISDYWKK